The following coding sequences are from one Paramormyrops kingsleyae isolate MSU_618 chromosome 21, PKINGS_0.4, whole genome shotgun sequence window:
- the LOC111858461 gene encoding rho GTPase-activating protein 29-like isoform X4 → MGDVDSGSVLGGPQTRSRSFENLSVDSGGSVPEKDDVSGQSQAEEVDRTLLTSDSGVESALLYAKAWSKYTKDLLSWVEKRLSLDIECAKSYVKMAESAKSLASQQEYMPFREIYTSAFNNDYEYGQLLLQTAAALQANKFIQPLLARRNELDKRRKEIKDQWQKEQKKLQEADSALRKARALQGQRREEYEKAHCSTSRMEEEAPQAGGKQLEKKRRLEEEALQKAEEANDQYKACVADLGMKKQDAANTKSEILAQVHDLVFQCDLTLKAVTVNWFQMQQAQAVSLPVNHQALCESAKRYEPGRRYAEFVQSLSRDRLRPGCFSSDAPQNSGVPFGKRSAGSVHSSHGNLSQMSITSSDFQSTEEVDSPGHTRAEKAGEGRANSSADIQALRTQGPLRGWSTGGQGGGMCSDSESAGGSSESRSMDSPTASPGDFKRRLPRTPSTGTMSSADDLDEREPPSPSDNGLGEMVMETASSPGPFRNAQMSKAAQTHKLRKLRAPSKCRECDSLVVFHGAECEECSLACHKKCLETLAIQCGHKKLQGKLHLFGVDFALAAKSDRHGVPFIIKKCTSEIENRALGTKGIYRVNGAKSRVEKLCQAFENGKDLVELSDHYPHDISNVLKLYLRQLPEPLILFRFYNDFIGLAKESQSAILDEVDAARSRPAGDTPQLSVELNRVLFKIRDLLRQLPLAHYRTLQYLIGHLNRVTEKADENKMTASNLGIIFGPTLIKPRQTDAEVSLSSLVDYPYQALIVELLITHYGKIFDTPLSPMSPTPTGSLLALRGPEVLASSEEPHLSHHSKSLVDIKEQSSKAYKRHSSIIPTFRSVDEVKDTKPRLEGGDYAPAVVTSSAKFNGAPGPAVPEIHRTMLVLEKQHISTARVQLRAPRSKPVSRPVSMPVERLLGPSQVLERNNKNSSQRERSPAIQEAPEPEKPGNRVSSYYRSTYIDTQTLRKTWDKQYKHYDITPRTAMIMANIPTDGSAGDSGNLSTSLPATTFSMPERTGRTLRRQNNLSEPCPGSGNVIRPPRTLRPPPGTFYKPPPSQKAKPAELEARRCSEPASIPIDAGPSQGLETQMGVGSEAGLQRRVSADEPMESEPAASQPHSQPQSPISGPEDQSVSEAKPVFQRLRTRRVPEFEHREAHFV, encoded by the exons ATGGGAGATGTAGACAGTGGATCAGTGTTGGGGGGGCCCCAGACGAGAAGCCGG TCTTTTGAAAACCTGTCAGTGGATTCTGGAGGATCAGTCCCGGAAAAGGATGACGTGTCAG GGCAGTCGCAGGCGGAGGAGGTGGACCGCACCCTTCTGACCAGTGACAGCGGCGTGGAGTCCGCTCTGCTCTACGCCAAGGCCTGGTCCAAGTACACCAAAGATCTGCTCTCCTGGGTGGAGAAACGGCTCAGTCTGG ACATCGAGTGTGCAAAGAGTTATGTGAAGATGGCAGAATCGGCAAAGTCTCTCGCAAGTCAGCAG GAGTACATGCCATTTAGAGAAATTTACACCTCTGCCTTCAACAACGACTATGAATACGGCCAGCTCCTGCTGCAGACCGCAGCTGCTCTGCAGGCCAACAAATTCATCCAG CCCCTGCTGGCCCGAAGGAACGAACTGGACAAACGCAGGAAGGAGATAAAGGATCAGTGGCAGAAGGAACAGAAGAAACTG CAGGAGGCGGACAGCGCACTGCGTAAGGCCAGGGCGCTGCAGGGCCAGCGCAGGGAGGAGTACGAGAAGGCTCACTGCTCCACCAGCCGCATGGAGGAGGAGGCCCCACAGGCCGGGGGCAAGCAGCTGGAGAAGAAGAGGAGGCTGGAAGAGGAGGCACTGCAGAAG GCCGAGGAGGCTAACGACCAGTACAAGGCCTGTGTCGCTGACCTCGGGATGAAGAAGCAGGATGCAGCCAACACCAAAAGCGAGATTCTGGCGCAGGTGCACGACCTGGTGTTCCAGTGCGACCTGACGCTGAAAGCG GTCACTGTGAACTGGTTCCAGATGCAGCAAGCGCAAGCGGTGTCCCTCCCTGTCAACCACCAGGCCCTGTGCGAGAGCGCCAAGCGCTACGAACCGGGCCGCCGTTACGCCGAGTTCGTGCAGAGTCTGTCCCGGGACCGGCTGCGGCCCGGCTGCTTCTCCTCGGATGCCCCCCAGAACTCGGG gGTACCCTTCGGGAAGCGCTCGGCGGGGAGTGTCCACTCCTCGCATGGCAATCTGTCGCAGATGTCCATCACGTCAAGTGACTTCCAGAGCACGGAGGAGGTGGACAGCCCCGGCCACACACGGGCGGAGAAGGCGGGCGAGGGACGCGCCAACAGCAGCGCTGACATCCAAG CGCTGAGGACGCAGGGTCCCCTGCGGGGGTGGAGCACAGGCGGCCAGGGCGGTGGCATGTGCAGCGACTCGGAAagcgcagggggcagcagcgAGTCCCGCTCCATGGACTCGCCGACCGCCAGCCCAG GCGACTTTAAGAGGAGGCTGCCCCGAACTCCCTCCACGGGCACCATGTCTTCTGCGGATGACCTGGACGAGAgagagcccccctccccttcagACAACG GCCTTGGTGAGATGGTAATGGAGACAGCCAGCTCCCCTGGGCCTTTCCGGAACGCCCAGATGTCCAAGGCGGCCCAGACGCACAAACTCCGCAAGCTCCGTGCCCCGTCCAAGTGCCGCGAGTGTGACAGCTTGGTGGTGTTCCATGGGGCCGAGTGCGAGGAG TGCTCTCTGGCCTGTCACAAGAAGTGCCTGGAGACACTGGCCATCCAGTGCGGCCACAAGAAGCTCCAAGGGAAACTGCACCTCTTCGGCGTGGACTTTGCGCTGGCCGCCAAGAGCGACCGCCATGGCGTCCCGTTCATCATCAAGAAGTGCACCTCAGAGATCGAGAACCGTGCTCTCGGCACCAAG GGTATCTACCGGGTAAATGGTGCGAAGTCGCGGGTGGAGAAGCTCTGTCAGGCTTTTGAAAATGGCAAGGACCTGGTTGAGCTCTCTGACCATTACCCACACGACATCAGCAACGTGCTCAAACTGTACCTTCGACAG CTTCCTGAGCCCCTGATCCTCTTCCGTTTCTATAACGACTTCATCGGCCTGGCCAAGGAGAGCCAGAGCGCCATCCTAGATGAGGTGGATGCCGCCCGGTCCCGGCCTGCGGGTGACACGCCCCAGCTAAGTGTCGAGCTCAACCGGGTGCTCTTCAAGATCCGCGATTTGCTCCGGCAGCTGCCACTGGCTCACTACCGCACCCTACAGTACCTGATCGGGCACCTAAACAG AGTGACGGAGAAAGCAGATGAGAACAAGATGACTGCTAGCAACCTGGGGATCATTTTTGGCCCGACGCTGATCAAGCCGCGGCAGACGGACGCCGAGGTTTCGCTCTCCTCTCTGGTGGACTATCCGTACCAGGCCCTCATCGTGGAGCTTCTCATCACGCACTATGGCAAGATCTTCGACACACCACTGAGCCCCATGTCTCCTACGCCCACTGGCTCTCTGCTGGCCCTCAGGGGCCCAGAGGTCCTGGCGAGCTCAGAGGAGCCACATCTGAGTCACCACTCCAAGTCTTTGGTTGACATCAAGGAG CAGAGCTCGAAAGCGTACAAAAGGCACTCCTCTATAATTCCTACCTTCCGTTCGGTGGATGAGGTGAAGGACACTAAGCCCAGACTGGAAGGCGGTGATTATGCACCTG CTGTGGTCACGTCTTCGGCAAAATTCAACGGTGCTCCTGGTCCAGCTGTGCCGGAAATCCACCGGACGATGCTAGTGCTGGAGAAGCAGCACATCAGCACAGCGCGGGTGCAGCTGAGGGCGCCTCGGAGCAAGCCGGTCAGCCGCCCCGTCAGCATGCCGGTGGAGAGGCTGCTGGGCCCCAGCCAGGTACTCGAGAGGAACAACAAGAACAGCTCGCAGCGCGAGAGGAGCCCCGCTATCCAGGAGGCACCGGAGCCAGAAAAGCCGGGCAACAGGGTCAGCTCCTACTACCGGAGCACCTATATCGATACCCAGACCCTGCGCAAGACCTGGGACAAGCAGTACAAGCATTACGACATCACTCCGCGGACCGCCATGATCATGGCCAACATTCCCACGGATGGCAGCGCTGGGGATTCGGGGAATTTGTCCACCTCGCTCCCAGCCACCACATTCTCGATGCCCGAGAGGACCGGAAGGACCTTGCGGAGGCAGAACAACCTTagcgagccctgcccagggagCGGGAACGTCATCAGGCCCCCCCGGACTTTGCGGCCCCCACCCGGGACATTTTATAAACCTCCCCCAAGCCAAAAGGCCAAGCCGGCAGAGCTAGAGGCTCGACGGTGCAGTGAACCTGCCAGCATCCCAATAGACGCCGGGCCATCACAGGGCTTGGAGACGCagatgggggtggggtcagAGGCGGGGCTACAGAGGAGGGTGTCTGCGGATGAGCCAATGGAATCGGAGCCTGCTGCCTCCCAGCCCCACTCACAGCCACAGTCCCCCATTTCCGGACCCGAGGACCAGAGCGTGAGT